Proteins encoded together in one Lachnospiraceae bacterium JLR.KK008 window:
- a CDS encoding sugar ABC transporter ATP-binding protein — protein MGENIQNSDEYILQCSGISKAFGGTQALKDVQLNIKRGEVHALLGENGAGKSTLMKIIIGLYKQDQGSMMFEGKPYQAKGPVEAIKAGISMIHQELNPEPHLSIADSIFLKREDMVGKIFLNKKKQNERTDAILKQFNFPYDARTLIKELTLAQVQMVEIIKAVSSDARLIIMDEPTSSLDSEETDHLFRVIRELKEKGVAIIYISHRMEEIFEICDRVSVFRDGTFIKSCSMEGVTRDELISMMVGRKVESVFPKVDCEIGDVVFKAEGLTGNGFENVSFEVHAGEILGLSGLVGSGRSETMRAIFGLDPIKSGKMYLEGKEIKNRNPRSAINKGICMVNEDRKNFGLCLMRSLRENISLPNLPKKQRGILINQKREIKECEEVAQKLTVKAASIEHNAFSLSGGNQQKVVIAKWIMANPKLLILDEPTRGVDVGAKSEIHSLMCEFAAKGMAVIMISSELPEVMGMSDRILVYHEGKINGEVKRSEILNNTVTDKVILAKAFGGK, from the coding sequence TTGGGGGAAAATATACAAAACAGCGATGAGTATATCTTGCAGTGTTCCGGAATCAGTAAAGCATTTGGAGGTACGCAGGCGCTGAAGGATGTACAGCTGAACATTAAACGAGGCGAAGTGCATGCTCTGTTGGGAGAAAACGGAGCCGGCAAGTCCACTTTGATGAAGATTATCATCGGCCTTTACAAGCAGGATCAGGGAAGCATGATGTTTGAGGGGAAACCTTATCAGGCAAAAGGACCGGTGGAGGCGATCAAAGCCGGGATCTCGATGATCCATCAGGAGTTGAATCCGGAGCCGCATCTGTCTATCGCAGACAGTATCTTCCTGAAAAGAGAAGATATGGTTGGAAAGATTTTCCTGAATAAGAAAAAACAGAATGAAAGAACCGACGCCATTTTAAAACAGTTTAATTTCCCGTATGATGCCAGGACTTTGATCAAAGAACTGACGCTTGCACAGGTACAGATGGTGGAAATTATCAAGGCGGTCTCTTCTGACGCCAGACTGATTATTATGGATGAGCCTACCTCATCTCTGGACAGCGAAGAAACAGATCATTTATTCCGTGTGATCCGGGAGCTGAAAGAGAAGGGTGTAGCAATTATATATATTTCCCACAGAATGGAAGAGATATTTGAGATCTGTGACCGTGTATCGGTGTTCAGAGATGGTACGTTCATCAAATCCTGTAGTATGGAAGGGGTAACGAGAGACGAACTGATCTCCATGATGGTAGGCCGTAAAGTGGAGAGTGTGTTCCCGAAAGTGGACTGTGAGATCGGTGATGTTGTATTCAAGGCGGAAGGGCTGACCGGAAACGGATTTGAAAATGTCAGCTTTGAAGTACACGCCGGAGAGATACTGGGTCTGTCAGGTCTGGTAGGAAGCGGACGAAGTGAGACGATGCGGGCGATCTTCGGTCTTGACCCGATCAAGAGTGGTAAAATGTATCTGGAAGGCAAAGAGATCAAAAACAGAAATCCCCGCTCTGCGATCAATAAGGGAATCTGTATGGTCAATGAAGACCGTAAAAATTTTGGTCTGTGTCTGATGCGTTCCCTGAGAGAAAATATTTCCCTGCCCAACTTGCCGAAAAAGCAGAGAGGCATTCTGATCAATCAGAAGAGAGAGATTAAGGAATGTGAGGAAGTGGCACAGAAACTGACGGTAAAAGCGGCAAGTATCGAACACAACGCCTTTTCTCTGAGTGGTGGAAATCAGCAGAAAGTAGTTATCGCCAAGTGGATCATGGCCAATCCCAAACTTTTGATCCTGGATGAACCGACCCGAGGCGTGGACGTAGGCGCAAAGTCGGAGATTCATTCGCTTATGTGCGAATTTGCTGCAAAAGGTATGGCTGTCATTATGATCTCCTCGGAGCTGCCTGAGGTTATGGGCATGAGCGATCGTATTCTTGTTTATCACGAAGGAAAGATCAACGGAGAAGTAAAACGTTCCGAGATATTAAACAATACTGTGACAGACAAGGTGATTTTAGCTAAGGCATTTGGCGGAAAGTAG
- a CDS encoding ABC transporter permease yields MKTKKKGNDNLRMFMGKYGIGVVLLIMMVLIGIMEPTFATGTNFINVATQVAINGMIAYGMCLAITTGGIDLSVGAQLALTSCVLGVTITNNGMNVWLSCLVALLVATFFGFLNGVLIAKFNMFPFVVTLSTQLIIRGLSQVISGGKAISLTSDAFKGIYSNKFIGIPVPIVLLFLATVIMYLLLHWTRFGRYIFAVGGNVNAAIASGVSEFWTKVGVYTVSGFLAGLAAIIFTAKTGSAQSNIGVGYETDAVAACVLGGTSFAGGIATIPGVLMGIFIIGFIYNGMNLIGVSSYYQSIVKGCVIIGAVLLDMVMNGKNK; encoded by the coding sequence ATGAAAACTAAGAAAAAAGGCAATGATAATTTAAGAATGTTTATGGGCAAGTACGGAATCGGCGTCGTACTGTTGATCATGATGGTTCTCATCGGTATTATGGAGCCTACCTTTGCCACCGGCACAAACTTTATTAACGTGGCAACGCAGGTGGCGATCAACGGTATGATCGCGTATGGTATGTGTCTTGCCATTACGACCGGCGGTATTGATCTGTCAGTGGGTGCACAGCTTGCATTGACAAGCTGCGTACTTGGAGTTACAATTACCAATAATGGAATGAATGTATGGCTTTCCTGTCTGGTGGCGCTGCTGGTAGCAACATTCTTTGGCTTCCTGAACGGCGTACTGATTGCCAAGTTTAATATGTTTCCTTTCGTAGTAACGCTGTCAACGCAGCTTATTATCAGAGGTCTGTCTCAGGTTATCAGTGGTGGTAAAGCAATTTCTCTGACAAGCGACGCTTTTAAAGGCATTTATTCCAACAAATTCATTGGGATTCCGGTTCCGATTGTGCTTCTGTTCCTGGCTACAGTCATTATGTATCTGTTGCTTCACTGGACTAGATTTGGCCGTTACATATTTGCGGTAGGTGGTAATGTAAACGCTGCGATTGCATCTGGTGTCAGTGAATTCTGGACGAAAGTAGGCGTGTATACTGTCAGTGGTTTTCTGGCGGGTCTGGCAGCAATCATCTTTACGGCAAAAACAGGTTCCGCACAGTCTAATATCGGTGTCGGCTATGAGACAGACGCTGTTGCAGCCTGTGTATTGGGGGGCACATCGTTTGCCGGTGGTATCGCCACGATCCCTGGTGTACTGATGGGTATCTTTATCATCGGTTTCATCTATAATGGCATGAACCTGATCGGTGTATCCTCTTACTATCAGTCGATCGTAAAAGGCTGTGTTATCATCGGAGCGGTATTGCTCGACATGGTTATGAACGGAAAGAACAAATAA
- a CDS encoding substrate-binding domain-containing protein — translation MRKKILAVTLAACMTFALCACGSSAEAPAPEAAPAEEEAAPADDAAEAPAEDAAEEAAPAAAGADVNGDGKVVVGYISKNLTDPFHAPINEHATTTFDQLKADGVIDDWTGILDGETDPNKQIDRADECITKGCDVVIILPAESEASDPAVTKLVDAGINVIVVNSKTTSTDEKAIAYCGSDDVEAGRMLADWVIKNCPDGGKYVHCTGILGNSAQLDRGQGINEVMAEHPEFEMVAEPDTQWQGDKAANATTDAIAQYGEELVAVICDNDDMSSAAQRAANDAGRSDIICVGVDGNQNPLQMVKDGDLGATVLQDGVGQISAAIDIITSMIEGKEYDKAPVIPFVLVTKDNVDEYLQ, via the coding sequence ATGAGAAAGAAAATTTTAGCAGTAACACTTGCAGCATGTATGACATTTGCTCTGTGTGCATGTGGTTCCAGCGCAGAAGCTCCGGCACCGGAAGCAGCTCCCGCAGAAGAGGAAGCAGCTCCCGCTGACGACGCAGCAGAAGCTCCGGCAGAGGATGCAGCAGAAGAGGCAGCTCCGGCAGCAGCTGGCGCAGACGTAAATGGCGATGGAAAGGTTGTCGTAGGTTATATCTCCAAGAACCTGACAGACCCGTTCCATGCACCGATCAACGAGCATGCAACAACAACTTTTGATCAGCTGAAAGCTGACGGCGTTATCGATGACTGGACAGGAATCCTTGACGGCGAGACAGACCCGAACAAACAGATCGACCGTGCTGATGAGTGTATCACAAAAGGCTGCGATGTTGTTATCATTCTCCCTGCTGAGTCTGAGGCATCTGATCCTGCAGTGACAAAACTGGTAGATGCAGGCATCAACGTAATCGTAGTAAACTCCAAGACAACAAGCACAGACGAGAAAGCAATCGCTTACTGCGGTTCTGACGACGTAGAAGCCGGCAGAATGCTTGCTGACTGGGTGATCAAGAACTGCCCGGATGGTGGAAAATATGTACACTGCACAGGTATTCTTGGAAACTCCGCACAGCTTGACCGTGGCCAGGGTATCAACGAAGTAATGGCAGAGCATCCGGAATTCGAAATGGTTGCTGAGCCGGATACACAGTGGCAGGGTGACAAAGCTGCAAACGCTACAACTGATGCAATCGCTCAGTACGGCGAAGAGCTTGTAGCAGTTATCTGCGATAACGACGATATGTCTTCTGCAGCTCAGAGAGCAGCTAACGATGCTGGAAGATCTGACATTATCTGCGTAGGTGTTGACGGAAACCAGAACCCTCTTCAGATGGTAAAAGATGGTGACCTTGGCGCAACTGTTCTTCAGGATGGTGTTGGCCAGATTTCCGCAGCAATCGATATCATTACTTCTATGATCGAAGGTAAAGAGTATGACAAGGCACCTGTAATTCCTTTCGTACTTGTTACAAAGGACAATGTAGACGAGTATCTTCAGTAA
- the rpiB gene encoding ribose 5-phosphate isomerase B, which produces MKLAIGCDEAAYALKVVIMDHLKEIGVEYDDFGADKGEVVLYPDVAQKVAQAVADGKYERGILVCGTGIGMAITANKVPGIRAAVCHDPFSTERSRKSNNAQIMCMGERVIGPELAKYLVDIWLKCDFAGGGSAPKVDRIMEVEQSYFKK; this is translated from the coding sequence ATGAAACTGGCAATCGGATGCGATGAGGCTGCATATGCCTTAAAAGTAGTGATCATGGATCATTTGAAAGAGATCGGTGTGGAGTATGACGATTTTGGCGCAGACAAGGGGGAAGTAGTTCTTTATCCTGATGTAGCGCAGAAAGTGGCACAGGCAGTTGCTGATGGGAAATATGAGAGAGGGATTCTCGTGTGCGGTACAGGGATTGGTATGGCGATCACAGCGAACAAGGTGCCTGGCATCAGAGCAGCTGTATGTCATGATCCATTTTCTACAGAGCGTTCCAGAAAGAGTAACAATGCGCAGATCATGTGCATGGGTGAGAGAGTGATCGGACCAGAGCTGGCAAAATATCTTGTTGACATCTGGTTAAAATGTGATTTTGCAGGTGGCGGGTCGGCACCGAAGGTAGACAGGATCATGGAAGTGGAGCAGTCCTATTTCAAGAAATAA
- a CDS encoding ATP-dependent 6-phosphofructokinase, whose protein sequence is MKRIGLLTSGGDCQALNAAMRGVVKTISNASEQVEIYGFLEGYKGLIYGNYRMLQSYDFSGILTKGGTILGSSRTPFKLMREPDENGLDKVEAMKHNYYKLNLDCLVILGGNGTHKTANLLRQEGLNIVTLPKTIDNDLWGTDMTFGFQSAVDIATQAIDCIHTTAASHGRVFIVEVMGHKVGWLTLNAGIAGGADIILIPEIPYNINKVVSAIEARHKGGSRFTILAVAEGAISKEDAALSKKELKEKQKNKIYPSVSYQVAAEILEKTGNEVRVTVPGHTQRGGSPCPYDRVFASRLGSEAGKLIMKGEYGFMVGYRNREIVKVPLEDVAGKLKYLSPDASIIQEAKMLGISFGD, encoded by the coding sequence ATGAAAAGAATTGGGTTATTGACCAGTGGGGGAGATTGTCAGGCACTGAATGCTGCTATGCGCGGCGTCGTGAAAACGATCAGCAATGCGTCGGAGCAGGTAGAGATCTATGGCTTTTTAGAGGGTTACAAAGGTTTGATCTACGGCAATTACAGAATGCTGCAAAGTTATGACTTCTCCGGCATTTTGACAAAAGGCGGAACAATTCTGGGAAGTTCCAGAACGCCATTCAAATTGATGAGGGAACCGGATGAAAATGGTCTGGACAAAGTAGAGGCCATGAAACACAATTACTATAAATTGAATCTGGACTGTCTGGTCATTTTGGGCGGAAACGGAACACATAAGACAGCCAATCTTCTTCGTCAGGAAGGGTTAAATATTGTCACGCTGCCAAAGACGATCGATAACGATCTTTGGGGAACAGACATGACATTTGGTTTCCAGAGTGCGGTGGACATTGCGACGCAGGCGATCGACTGTATCCATACAACGGCGGCTTCCCATGGTCGTGTGTTTATCGTGGAAGTTATGGGCCATAAAGTTGGATGGTTGACGCTCAACGCTGGTATTGCCGGAGGAGCTGATATTATATTGATTCCGGAGATTCCTTATAATATTAATAAAGTGGTGTCGGCGATCGAGGCAAGACATAAGGGCGGCAGCAGATTTACCATTCTGGCAGTGGCCGAAGGTGCGATTTCCAAAGAAGATGCCGCGCTTTCCAAGAAAGAATTAAAAGAAAAACAGAAAAATAAAATTTACCCGAGCGTGTCCTACCAGGTGGCGGCGGAGATTCTCGAAAAGACCGGTAACGAGGTACGTGTGACAGTTCCGGGACATACACAGCGCGGCGGCAGTCCCTGTCCTTATGACAGAGTATTTGCAAGCCGCCTGGGATCGGAAGCAGGCAAGCTGATCATGAAGGGCGAATATGGTTTCATGGTGGGTTACAGAAACAGAGAGATCGTGAAGGTACCGCTTGAGGATGTGGCGGGCAAACTCAAATATCTCTCCCCGGATGCTTCCATCATTCAGGAAGCAAAGATGCTGGGAATCAGTTTTGGTGATTAA
- the dnaX gene encoding DNA polymerase III subunit gamma/tau encodes MSYTALYRKFRPDSFEDVRGQEHIVTTLKNQMKADRIGHAYLFCGSRGTGKTTVAKIFARAVNCENTQDGSPCGQCETCRAIRSGASMNVIEIDAASNNGVDSIRQIVEEVSYSPAQGKYKVYIIDEVHMLSIGAFNALLKTLEEPPSYVIFILATTEVHKIPITILSRCQRYDFKRITIDTIMERMKELTGAESVEAEDKALRYIAKAADGSMRDALSLLDQCIAFHFGDMLTYDKVLNVLGAVDTSVFSRMLRLLTEQNIIGAIELLEEMIMLGRELSQFVTDFTWYLRSLLLAGASDSIEDVIDMSTDNLNNLKEEAQMVEPPVVMRYIRVFSEVSDQMRYASQKRILLEMAIIKLCRPQMETDLHSLLERVRNLERQLQEGVTVVRKETSQENVTAEKGNKKTAQPMPKAIPEDVRQLVEKWKSVIGNAQMPMRQYLKEARLTLGGDNRLVLVLPDGVASDYFLRQQEHLIQLNRLLSDCAGKEVEAAVETMQAEREFEDTYVDLQSVIHMEIEEE; translated from the coding sequence ATGTCGTATACGGCGCTTTACAGAAAGTTCCGTCCTGATAGTTTTGAAGATGTAAGAGGGCAGGAGCATATTGTTACAACATTAAAAAATCAGATGAAAGCGGACAGGATAGGCCATGCCTATCTTTTCTGCGGCAGTCGGGGAACGGGCAAGACGACGGTGGCGAAAATATTTGCCAGAGCGGTAAACTGTGAAAACACACAGGATGGCAGTCCTTGTGGACAGTGTGAGACATGCAGAGCGATCCGCTCCGGCGCCAGTATGAATGTCATTGAAATCGACGCAGCTTCCAATAACGGTGTAGACAGTATACGCCAGATCGTGGAGGAGGTATCTTATTCGCCGGCACAGGGGAAATATAAGGTTTATATTATCGATGAGGTTCATATGCTTTCAATAGGCGCTTTCAATGCTCTGTTAAAGACTTTGGAAGAGCCGCCTTCTTATGTCATTTTTATTCTGGCGACGACAGAAGTTCATAAAATCCCGATCACGATACTCTCAAGATGTCAGAGATATGATTTTAAGCGGATTACGATTGATACAATTATGGAACGAATGAAAGAGCTGACGGGGGCCGAGTCAGTGGAGGCAGAGGATAAGGCTTTGCGCTATATTGCCAAGGCGGCGGACGGCTCCATGCGCGATGCTCTGAGTCTGCTCGATCAATGTATTGCCTTTCATTTTGGTGACATGCTCACTTATGACAAAGTGCTCAATGTGCTGGGAGCGGTGGATACTTCGGTGTTCAGCAGAATGCTGCGACTGCTCACAGAGCAGAATATCATTGGTGCCATTGAACTGTTGGAAGAGATGATCATGCTTGGCAGAGAGCTGTCGCAGTTTGTGACGGATTTTACCTGGTATCTGAGAAGTCTGCTGCTCGCGGGGGCTTCGGATTCCATTGAAGATGTGATCGACATGTCAACCGATAATCTGAACAATTTAAAGGAAGAGGCACAGATGGTGGAACCGCCGGTCGTCATGCGTTATATCAGAGTGTTTTCCGAAGTATCCGACCAGATGCGTTATGCTTCTCAAAAGCGGATTTTGTTGGAAATGGCGATTATCAAACTGTGCAGACCACAGATGGAGACAGATCTGCATTCGCTGCTGGAGCGGGTTCGCAATCTGGAGAGACAACTTCAGGAAGGCGTCACAGTAGTGAGGAAGGAAACGTCTCAAGAAAATGTCACTGCGGAGAAGGGAAATAAAAAAACAGCGCAGCCAATGCCGAAAGCGATTCCGGAAGATGTCCGGCAGCTTGTTGAAAAGTGGAAAAGTGTGATCGGTAATGCACAGATGCCGATGAGGCAGTATTTAAAGGAGGCAAGACTGACCCTGGGCGGAGATAACAGGTTAGTGCTTGTATTGCCCGACGGAGTTGCGTCGGACTATTTTTTGAGGCAGCAGGAACATTTGATTCAGTTAAACCGCCTTTTGTCAGATTGTGCCGGGAAAGAAGTGGAGGCAGCTGTCGAGACAATGCAGGCAGAGCGGGAGTTTGAGGACACTTATGTAGACCTGCAGTCGGTCATTCATATGGAGATCGAAGAAGAATAA
- a CDS encoding YbaB/EbfC family nucleoid-associated protein, translating into MAKRGGFPGGGMPGNMANLMKQAQKMQRQMEEGQKELEAKEFTAKSGGGAVEVTVTGKKEVTKVTLSQEVVDPDDVEMLEDLIMAAVNEAIRMADEANAQLMGKMTGGLGLGGGMPF; encoded by the coding sequence ATGGCGAAACGTGGAGGCTTTCCGGGCGGAGGTATGCCGGGGAATATGGCGAATTTAATGAAGCAGGCACAGAAAATGCAGCGTCAGATGGAAGAGGGCCAAAAAGAGCTGGAGGCAAAAGAATTTACTGCCAAATCAGGCGGCGGCGCCGTGGAAGTGACAGTAACCGGAAAGAAAGAAGTGACTAAAGTGACGCTTTCTCAGGAAGTGGTGGATCCGGATGATGTGGAGATGTTAGAAGACCTGATCATGGCTGCCGTCAATGAGGCGATTCGCATGGCGGATGAAGCCAACGCACAGTTGATGGGCAAAATGACAGGAGGATTAGGGCTTGGCGGAGGTATGCCGTTTTAA
- the recR gene encoding recombination mediator RecR → MDLYSGYINRLIEEFASLPGIGNKSAQRLAFYLINLPKERVERFAGAILEARDNVRYCSQCFTLTDQERCPVCANTKRDAETIMVVENSRDLAAYEKTGRYEGVYHVLHGAISPMLGIGPGDIKLKELMARLQGDVREVIIATNSSLEGETTAMYISKLIKPTGIKVTRIASGVPVGGDLEYIDEVTLLRALEGRTEI, encoded by the coding sequence ATGGACCTGTACAGCGGATATATCAATCGATTGATTGAGGAGTTTGCCAGTCTTCCGGGGATCGGCAATAAATCGGCGCAAAGACTGGCGTTTTATCTGATCAACCTGCCAAAAGAAAGAGTAGAACGGTTTGCAGGAGCGATTCTGGAGGCCCGGGACAATGTGAGATATTGCAGTCAATGTTTTACTCTGACGGATCAGGAACGTTGTCCTGTCTGTGCCAATACAAAGAGAGATGCAGAGACGATTATGGTTGTGGAAAACTCCCGTGATCTGGCAGCCTATGAAAAGACCGGGAGATATGAGGGCGTATATCATGTGCTGCATGGAGCAATCTCACCGATGTTGGGGATCGGTCCCGGTGATATTAAGCTGAAAGAGCTTATGGCAAGACTTCAGGGTGATGTCAGAGAAGTGATTATCGCCACCAATTCCAGCCTGGAGGGGGAGACGACGGCGATGTATATCAGCAAGTTGATCAAACCGACCGGCATAAAAGTAACGAGGATTGCCAGTGGCGTTCCGGTAGGCGGAGATCTGGAATATATTGACGAAGTAACATTACTTCGTGCCCTGGAGGGACGCACGGAGATATAG
- a CDS encoding aldose epimerase family protein, translating into MIKERFGTTKEGRDIFLYTLENKNGMKAQVIDYGAILVNLFVPDKEGKVQDVTLGYDRLEDYYENGSFFGGTIAPNANRIADAAFEIDGVTYKLDVNDGPNNLHSHFNLGGHKRVWEAQPQENGVCFTLILKDGEMGFPGNKEISITYTLTDANELRLDYHAIADQKTVLNPTNHAYFNLAGHDGGQIIDHVLWLKASHYTPVVQGAIPTGEIAPVEGTPLDFTKEKRIGDEIDASFEQLQLVSGYDHNFAIDDWNGELQLVARISEKTSGRSMKVYTDLPGIQFYAGNCIAPTIGKGKTAYGKREGFCLETDYFPNAVNEKAFASPVYGPEKAYTSTTIYQFEY; encoded by the coding sequence ATGATAAAGGAAAGATTCGGAACGACAAAAGAGGGGAGAGATATTTTCCTCTATACACTGGAGAACAAAAATGGCATGAAGGCGCAGGTTATAGATTATGGCGCTATTCTTGTGAACTTGTTTGTGCCTGATAAAGAGGGAAAGGTACAGGATGTAACGCTTGGTTATGACAGGCTTGAAGACTATTATGAAAACGGCAGCTTTTTCGGCGGTACAATCGCGCCGAATGCGAACCGTATCGCAGATGCCGCTTTTGAGATTGATGGCGTGACATACAAACTCGATGTCAATGACGGCCCGAATAATCTGCACAGCCATTTTAACCTGGGCGGTCATAAAAGGGTGTGGGAAGCGCAGCCACAGGAGAATGGGGTTTGCTTTACACTGATATTAAAAGATGGAGAGATGGGATTTCCCGGAAATAAAGAGATTTCCATTACTTATACATTGACAGATGCAAATGAACTGCGGCTTGATTACCATGCGATTGCTGATCAGAAGACGGTACTCAACCCCACAAATCACGCATATTTTAATTTGGCAGGACATGATGGGGGTCAGATTATCGATCATGTTCTCTGGCTGAAGGCAAGTCATTATACCCCTGTCGTTCAGGGGGCGATCCCGACAGGGGAAATTGCGCCTGTGGAAGGGACACCGCTTGATTTTACGAAAGAGAAAAGGATCGGGGACGAAATCGACGCTTCTTTTGAACAGCTGCAGCTTGTCAGTGGCTATGATCATAATTTTGCAATCGATGACTGGAACGGAGAACTGCAGCTTGTGGCGCGGATCTCTGAAAAAACGAGCGGAAGAAGTATGAAGGTTTACACAGATCTTCCGGGAATCCAGTTTTATGCGGGGAACTGTATTGCGCCCACAATCGGAAAAGGCAAGACCGCCTATGGAAAACGGGAAGGTTTTTGCCTGGAGACGGATTATTTTCCGAATGCGGTCAATGAAAAGGCATTTGCATCTCCGGTCTATGGCCCCGAAAAGGCATATACTTCCACGACGATTTATCAGTTTGAATATTAA
- a CDS encoding DUF5711 family protein produces the protein MTNIRDYIKRKEKKQEDSFGKKILRHRLTILYRTVLVIAVIAAAAVVVVVQMKNRIFSQFQTISSVPRESIADSTTVALGDNILVYSSDGASCFDRKGEALWNQTFEMQAPMLDICQNVAAIGDYNGRSVFLMNTERALGEIDTKMPIRSFAVSANGIVAAVLDDTADTTWIYLFNASGDTLAYFKTTMKDSGYPISVAISDNGYLVSVSYLYMDNGTMRSSVAFYNFGPVGQNEIDNFVSSYDYIDTVVPFVKFLNNAKAVAVADNRLVFYEGEQKPVSIADVLLDGQIKGVYYGNGYVALIYNDVTGNALYKADIYNDMGKLADTVLLDIQFTDLLFHKDKLIAYNEQECLVHTIGGMDNFSGNFNKQVLTLIPSKASYEYIAVTPDSIDTIELK, from the coding sequence ATGACGAATATCAGAGATTACATAAAAAGAAAAGAGAAAAAACAGGAAGACAGTTTTGGCAAAAAGATTCTCCGGCACAGATTAACAATTCTATACCGCACGGTTTTGGTAATTGCAGTGATAGCGGCTGCAGCGGTAGTAGTCGTTGTTCAGATGAAAAACCGGATATTCAGCCAATTCCAGACAATCTCTTCTGTTCCGCGTGAAAGCATTGCAGATTCCACAACCGTAGCGCTGGGGGATAATATTCTTGTTTACAGCAGTGATGGTGCCAGCTGCTTTGATCGCAAAGGAGAAGCCCTTTGGAACCAGACTTTTGAAATGCAGGCGCCAATGCTGGATATATGCCAGAATGTTGCAGCGATTGGAGATTACAATGGAAGATCAGTTTTTCTCATGAATACGGAGAGAGCGCTGGGGGAGATCGACACCAAAATGCCGATCCGTAGCTTTGCGGTTTCTGCCAATGGGATCGTTGCCGCAGTGTTGGACGACACGGCCGATACGACATGGATCTATCTGTTCAACGCATCCGGCGATACACTGGCATATTTTAAAACAACGATGAAGGACAGTGGTTATCCGATTTCGGTTGCGATTTCCGATAACGGGTATCTGGTCAGCGTCTCGTATCTTTATATGGACAATGGGACGATGCGTTCCAGTGTGGCATTTTATAATTTCGGACCGGTCGGACAAAATGAGATCGACAACTTTGTGAGCAGTTATGATTATATCGATACGGTAGTCCCGTTTGTAAAATTTTTAAACAATGCAAAAGCCGTGGCTGTGGCCGATAATCGGCTTGTTTTTTACGAAGGAGAACAAAAGCCTGTCAGCATTGCGGACGTTTTGCTGGATGGCCAGATAAAAGGCGTTTATTATGGAAACGGGTATGTGGCGCTTATATATAATGATGTAACCGGAAATGCGCTTTACAAGGCGGATATTTATAATGATATGGGGAAACTGGCAGATACCGTTTTGCTGGACATCCAGTTTACGGACCTGTTGTTTCACAAGGACAAGCTGATCGCTTATAATGAGCAGGAATGCCTTGTACATACGATCGGTGGAATGGATAATTTCAGTGGGAATTTCAATAAACAAGTATTGACATTGATTCCGAGCAAGGCGTCCTATGAATATATCGCGGTCACGCCTGATTCCATTGATACGATAGAACTGAAATAA
- a CDS encoding CvpA family protein, which produces MNIVFFVVLVLMIGGGVKGYKRGMVEEVNKTIAMILALTAIAMFVVAVKGYMDHEKLRTILGIVCMTIAVLVYRIADFLLSALKMISTIPVIRGVNKLLGFGVGVAEAVLLVWAGFVVIVAFEFGGVSEYILMNVKDNALLTYLFQHNYLAHFVADAMPVISAFSE; this is translated from the coding sequence ATGAATATTGTATTTTTTGTTGTTCTGGTGTTGATGATCGGCGGCGGAGTAAAAGGATATAAAAGGGGCATGGTCGAGGAAGTGAACAAAACGATTGCGATGATTCTTGCGCTTACGGCGATTGCGATGTTTGTGGTGGCGGTCAAAGGTTACATGGACCACGAGAAATTACGAACAATTTTGGGCATTGTCTGCATGACGATCGCAGTTCTCGTTTACAGAATTGCAGATTTCCTGTTGTCCGCATTGAAAATGATCTCTACGATTCCGGTTATCCGCGGGGTGAATAAACTGTTGGGATTTGGAGTGGGGGTGGCGGAAGCGGTGCTGCTCGTATGGGCAGGATTTGTTGTTATCGTAGCCTTTGAATTTGGCGGTGTCAGCGAGTATATTCTTATGAATGTAAAAGATAATGCACTGCTCACGTACCTGTTTCAGCACAATTATCTGGCTCACTTCGTGGCTGATGCCATGCCGGTTATTTCTGCGTTTTCAGAGTAG